In the genome of Montipora foliosa isolate CH-2021 chromosome 3, ASM3666993v2, whole genome shotgun sequence, one region contains:
- the LOC137995985 gene encoding uncharacterized protein, with translation MVKDTVQSLKLENDKLKDKIQEIFGELQNLRDEVKAGRNGGQTNSSEVTEEGITTATPSNIQEDVKKYVNDKMSLIEKSLVGVPELKQRESADETLQLCMRIFSSIGAEIHPYDLDIAHRVPFRNASDGRPKPIICKFTRRIARDRVMASRREVTRINPADIGLRENSSLDRAAIYDHLSPRLQSLLSDAKKIKERYRFSFCWAKNSTIWLRKNESSRPVAIKNSSDLSTLTARLGSSGDDTAP, from the exons ATGGTAAAAGACACAGTCCAATCATTGAAACTGGAAAATGACAAGTTAAAAgacaaaattcaagaaatttttGGTGAATTACAAAACCTACGCGACGAAGTTAAGGCTGGCCGAAATGGCGGCCAAACTAACTCATCTGAAGTTACTGAAGAGGGAATTACCACGGCAACTCCGAGCAATATCCAAGAAGATGTTAAGAAGTATGTCAACGACAAGATGTCTCTTATTGAAAAATCT CTTGTAGGTGTTCCTGAACTTAAACAACGAGAAAGCGCCGATGAAACGTTGCAACTTTGCATGAGAATCTTCAGCTCAATTGgagctgaaattcatccttATGACCTTGACATTGCCCATCGAGTGCCATTTCGTAACGCGTCCGATGGTCGGCCGAAACCGATTATTTGTAAGTTTACCCGACGCATCGCTCGTGATCGTGTAATGGCTTCCCGTAGAGAAGTAACCAGGATCAATCCTGCAGATATTGGTCTCCGAGAAAACTCATCCTTAGATCGTGCTGCTATCTACGATCACCTTTCCCCACGATTGCAGAGTTTATTATCTGACGccaagaaaataaaggaaagataTCGTTTCTCATTTTGCTGGGCCAAGAACTCCACCATCTGGCTGAGGAAAAATGAAAGCTCTCGTCCGGTCGCCATCAAAAATTCAAGTGATTTGTCTACACTAACAGCTCGCCTAGGATCTTCTGGTGATGACACTGCTCCATAA
- the LOC137995984 gene encoding uncharacterized protein, whose protein sequence is MFTTTHTQLTESLARQSLPKCHPDTFGGDATLFHPWRTAFKAMLKDAKIPPEQEINYLRQYTKGDAQKLVDSYRKRRYRQPTSLLQELWAELEKRFGNPAVITDTLLKKLSGAAKFNEKERGRLQAFADLCADVDSQLEFLPGLACLNYPNAIKPIVEKLPNFLRSKWEKQVAEHADRNQDAYPSFNTFAVMMQKQASLKNHPNIVVNGVPSPKESKLKLTPTPDARVLVSNTTPILRNTNSRPNTEKHCLYHDMKGHDLANCKAFDRKNLATKTEWIMRAGLCFKCLSSEHQSKDCNASVSCEKCRSNLHHTVLHLEKRRSVPEDNGEELRATCTAICHTRSGGLSCSKIVLLDVFPEKRPDLTHRVYAVIDDQSNASMISPSLADKLGANGPREKFLLSTCSAEKELKYGRRVPSLIVRSIAGEQSTLPILVECDQIPRDKSEIPTPEIAREFSHLKGIADQIPPLDQDANIELLIGRDAPELLKVRDFRNGPKGAPWAQKLKLGWTVSGEVCLDRVGGPVHISVHRSTVDALKPTLNDQERCLDSTRSSNYEIAPCPNHFVIKEEYAGGEQIAPDVYRTTANDNEESSRQPSE, encoded by the coding sequence ATGTTTACGACGACTCACACGCAACTGACAGAGAGTCTAGCACGACAAAGCTTACCTAAATGTCACCCAGATACCTTTGGAGGAGACGCTACATTGTTCCATCCATGGAGAACTGCATTTAAGGCGATGTTAAAGGATGCCAAAATACCCCCTGAACAGGAGATTAACTATCTCCGCCAGTACACAAAAGGAGACGCACAGAAGTTGGTGGACAGCTACCGTAAGAGGCGATACAGGCAACCCACCTCTCTCCTACAGGAACTTTGGGCCGAACttgaaaaacggtttggaaaccCAGCAGTAATCACCGACACCTTACTGAAGAAACTGAGCGGGGCAGCAAAGTTTAACGAGAAGGAGAGGGGAAGACTGCAGGCTTTCGCTGACTTATGTGCTGATGTGGACAGCCAGCTAGAGTTTCTTCCGGGTCTGGCCTGCCTGAACTACCCTAACGCTATTAAGCCCATTGTGGAGAAGCTGCCTAACTTTCTACGGTCCAAATGGGAGAAACAAGTTGCCGAACACGCCGACCGTAATCAAGACGCGTATCCTAGTTTCAACACCTTTGCTGTCATGATGCAGAAACAAGCATCACTAAAGAACCACCCAAACATTGTCGTCAACGGAGTACCATCGCCCAAGGAATCTAAACTCAAACTAACCCCGACACCCGACGCGAGGGTCCTTGTTTCAAATACTACACCCATTCTCAGGAACACTAACAGCAGGCCCAATACGGAGAAACATTGTCTGTACCATGACATGAAGGGCCATGACTTGGCGAACTGCAAGGCTTTCGATCGGAAAAACTTGGCAACGAAAACAGAGTGGATCATGAGGGCCGGACTTTGTTTCAAGTGCTTATCGTCAGAACACCAATCAAAGGATTGTAACGCCTCCGTCAGTTGTGAGAAATGCAGAAGTAACCTTCACCACACGGTCTTACACCTGGAGAAACGAAGGTCGGTTCCCGAAGACAATGGCGAGGAGCTAAGAGCAACCTGCACTGCAATCTGTCATACAAGGAGTGGTGGACTATCCTGCAGTAAGATTGTTCTGTTAGACGTCTTCCCGGAGAAACGACCAGATCTTACGCATAGAGTGTATGCTGTTATCGACGATCAGAGTAACGCCTCCATGATTTCACCCAGCTTAGCCGACAAGCTAGGAGCGAACGGGCCCAGAGAGAAGTTTTTGCTATCCACCTGTAGTGCGGAGAAGGAGTTAAAGTACGGTCGTCGTGTCCCCAGCCTCATAGTCCGTTCCATTGCGGGAGAACAGTCTACGTTACCCATACTAGTAGAATGTGACCAAATTCCTCGTGACAAAAGTGAGATCCCAACCCCAGAGATTGCGAGGGAGTTCTCTCATTTGAAAGGAATTGCTGACCAAATTCCACCATTAGACCAAGACGCGAACATTGAACTTCTCATTGGTCGCGATGCACCGGAGTTGTTGAAAGTGAGAGACTTCAGAAACGGACCCAAAGGTGCCCCTTGGGCCCAAAAGTTAAAGTTAGGATGGACAGTCTCAGGCGAAGTATGTCTGGACAGGGTAGGTGGGCCCGTTCACATCTCGGTCCACAGATCTACAGTTGATGCCCTGAAACCAACTCTCAACGATCAAGAACGTTGTCTCGATTCGACACGCTCTTCGAATTACGAGATTGCTCCCTGCCCGAATCATTTCGTGATCAAGGAAGAATACGCTGGAGGGGAGCAAATTGCGCCGGACGTGTACCGCACAACCGCCAACGACAACGAA